One window of the Epinephelus moara isolate mb chromosome 24, YSFRI_EMoa_1.0, whole genome shotgun sequence genome contains the following:
- the igsf8 gene encoding immunoglobulin superfamily member 8 has protein sequence MRTMMASMKTALFVFLQWVLQYAVCRDVTLPIGTLYRVAGFPLSLPCAVSGYEGPRTQHFEWFLYRDDAAGRQMGVVSTRDKGFPYAPFQPRVRNGEVRVERDSGDKVRLVIQRLRAEDQGTYECYTPSTDSTYQGNYSGKVTVKVIPDTLQISYTRSLTSQPVPEGAELTLTCSAGIQSEQLTHLSITFGKRSGGEGMGSGVGGEVSTVREIISIDKLLGVVPGHLYKKRYDSGEITLEKRNGEAGLDVYVMKMKAVQPDDSGSYFCEAAQWILDPDRSWQKIAQRTLDIGNLTVQQLAESLSITSSPRGEVTLQVGSPLILTCEVLGLPSEVSSGLLVQWMKRGSVSSDVAGSGGVEVEVARLSPNGIVSWGDDLSRASGGSLEKVAEGKYSLKLFSARPLDSGVYRCVVSVYAGRSNPGPSTPATITQRSEGVTVNLKSKDVLVAAVAQLPRGPLLKRGSTITLICNATVTTTGPAQAQVQWLRWPIPERVIKKDESPASDVPPVEEKPTLVAVLMYDGVAKTYTNGSEISIDRLSAGSYRLRVHSATMDDQGMYACHAQAWGQDPHGGWYNTGAKAESNTVTVYLYARAADLLLIPLVVGVSSALFVGIVIIATVTCCFMKRLARQRAQK, from the exons ATGAGGACCATGATGGCTTCGATGAAAACAGCATTATTCGTTTTTCTACAATGGG TGCTCCAGTACGCCGTGTGTCGCGACGTAACCCTTCCCATCGGGACCCTCTACCGTGTTGCAGGGTTCCCCCTCTCCCTGCCCTGTGCTGTATCAGGGTACGAAGGCCCACGCACgcagcactttgagtggttccTGTACAGGGATGATGCTGCTGGGAGGCAGATGGGAGTGGTGTCCACCAGGGACAAGGGCTTCCCTTATGCCCCGTTCCAGCCCCGGGTGAGGAACGGGGAGGTGAGGGTGGAGAGGGACTCGGGAGACAAGGTCCGGCTGGTGATCCAGAGGCTCCGGGCTGAAGACCAGGGGACGTATGAGTGCTACACACCCAGCACGGACAGCACCTACCAGGGAAACTACAGCGGGAAAGTGACTGTAAAAG TGATCCCTGACACACTCCAAATCAGCTATACCCGCTCCCTCACCAGTCAGCCCGTGCCAGAGGGAGCCGAATTAACGCTGACATGCTCTGCCGGCATCCAATCGGAGCAGCTCACCCATCTGTCCATCACGTTTGGGAAGCGTAGTGGCGGAGAGGGTATGGGGAGCGGAGTGGGAGGGGAGGTCAGCACCGTTAGAGAGATTATCTCCATTGACAAGCTGCTGGGGGTCGTCCCCGGACATTTGTACAAGAAGCGGTACGATAGCGGCGAGATCACGCTGGAGAAGAGGAACGGGGAGGCCGGACTGGATGTGTACgtgatgaaaatgaaagcagtgCAGCCAGACGACTCAGGCTCGTATTTCTGTGAGGCCGCGCAGTGGATTCTGGACCCTGATCGATCATGGCAGAAGATTGCACAGAGGACGCTGGATATTGGCAACTTGACTGTTCAACAACTAG CGGAGTCTCTGAGTATTACATCCTCACCCAGAGGGGAGGTGACCCTGCAGGTCGGTTCCCCTCTCATCCTGACCTGTGAGGTGTTGGGGCTGCCATCTGAAGTGAGCTCCGGCCTTCTGGTTCAGTGGATGAAGAGGGGATCAGTAAGCAGTGATGTCGCTGGGAGCGGAGGAGTCGAG GTGGAGGTGGCCCGGTTGAGCCCGAACGGCATTGTGAGCTGGGGGGATGACCTCAGCCGAGCCAGCGGCGGCTCTCTAGAGAAAGTGGCGGAGGGGAAGTACTCTCTGAAGCTGTTCTCAGCCCGGCCCTTAGACTCAGGGGTGTATCGGTGTGTGGTGAGTGTGTACGCTGGAAGAAGTAACCCTGGCCCTTCAACTCCTGCAACAATCACCCAGAGGTCAGAGGGAGTCACCGTGAACCTCAAGAGCAAAG ATGTGCTCgttgcagctgtggctcagcTCCCCCGGGGCCCTCTGTTAAAAAGAGGCAGCACCATCACACTGATCTGCAACGCCACCGTGACAACCACAGGTCCCGCCCAGGCCCAGGTGCAGTGGCTGCGGTGGCCAATCCCTGAACGAGTTATCAAGAAGGATGAGAGCCCAGCGTCTGATGTTCCCCCTGTGGAGGAGAAGCCCACACTGGTAGCCGTCCTCATGTACGATGGTGTCGCAAAGACCTACACCAACGGAAGTGAGATAAGCATCGACCGCCTGTCAGCTGGCAGCTACAGACTGAGGGTTCACTCGGCTACAATGGATGATCAGGGCATGTATGCCTGTCATGCCCAGGCGTGGGGTCAGGACCCGCATGGAGGCTGGTACAACACGGGCGCCAAAGCGGAGTCAAACACGGTGACAGTTTACCTGTACGCCAGAG ctgctgacctcctcctcatcccTTTGGTTGTCGGAGTCTCCTCCGCCTTGTTTGTGGGCATCGTCATCATCGCAACAGTAACCTGTTGCTTCATGAAGCGACTGGCGAGGCAGCGGGCTCAAAAATAG